The Roseovarius indicus genome has a segment encoding these proteins:
- a CDS encoding phage major capsid protein — protein MRHLKKAELLGSTVLTLKDGGEDDPNDIVTKAIGDLTETVNKRLEEIEKKTDTTRIEERLDKIEAKSNRAKGGDDDPDEQAEIERKAFAVYLRRGRETPDEEVKALTVSNDPQAGYLAPAEMSTEFVRDLVEFSPIRSVASVRGITGPSVKYPKRTGVTNAQWEGETEEAEESTVTFGQLEVAPHKLTTFVDISNELLSDSGGTAEAEVRMALAEDFGQKEGVAFVNGTGAGQPEGLMTHTGIGEWLNGHATNLSADQLIKLMYDLPAAYRNNGTWMMNGTTLGIVRTLKDGDGRFLWQPSYQAGQPETILGRPVVEAVDMPDLEANAFPILYGDFSAYRIVDRLAISILSDPYTQARKGVTRIHATRRVGGRVLQAARFRKLKMATS, from the coding sequence ATGCGACATCTGAAAAAGGCCGAGCTGCTGGGCAGCACGGTGCTCACCCTCAAGGATGGCGGCGAGGACGATCCGAACGATATCGTCACGAAGGCCATCGGCGATCTGACAGAGACCGTGAACAAGCGGCTCGAGGAGATCGAGAAGAAGACCGACACGACCAGGATCGAGGAGCGCCTCGACAAGATCGAGGCGAAGTCGAACCGCGCCAAGGGCGGTGACGATGATCCCGACGAGCAGGCGGAAATCGAGCGCAAGGCGTTCGCGGTCTACTTGCGCCGGGGCCGTGAGACGCCGGATGAAGAGGTCAAGGCGCTGACCGTTTCGAACGATCCGCAGGCGGGCTACCTGGCCCCGGCCGAGATGTCGACGGAGTTCGTGCGCGACCTCGTGGAGTTCTCGCCGATCCGGTCTGTTGCCAGCGTTCGCGGCATCACCGGACCTTCGGTGAAGTATCCGAAGCGCACCGGGGTCACGAATGCCCAATGGGAAGGTGAGACTGAGGAAGCCGAAGAATCGACGGTCACCTTCGGCCAGCTCGAAGTGGCGCCGCACAAGCTGACCACGTTCGTGGACATCAGCAACGAGCTTCTCTCCGACAGTGGCGGCACCGCCGAGGCGGAAGTGCGCATGGCCTTGGCCGAGGACTTCGGCCAGAAGGAGGGCGTTGCCTTCGTCAACGGCACCGGCGCTGGCCAGCCCGAGGGTTTGATGACCCATACCGGCATTGGGGAATGGCTCAACGGCCATGCTACGAACCTCTCCGCGGATCAGCTGATAAAGCTGATGTACGACCTGCCGGCCGCTTACCGGAATAACGGTACCTGGATGATGAACGGCACCACGCTGGGCATCGTGCGCACCCTGAAGGATGGCGATGGCCGGTTCCTTTGGCAACCGTCCTACCAGGCCGGCCAGCCGGAAACGATCCTTGGCCGTCCGGTGGTCGAGGCGGTGGACATGCCAGATCTCGAAGCCAATGCATTCCCGATCCTCTACGGCGATTTCAGCGCCTATCGGATCGTGGATCGCCTCGCCATATCGATCCTGTCCGATCCCTACACGCAGGCCCGCAAAGGCGTCACCCGCATTCACGCCACCCGCCGTGTCGGTGGTCGCGTCCTGCAGGCCGCGCGGTTCCGCAAACTCAAGATGGCCACGAGCTGA
- a CDS encoding HK97 family phage prohead protease, with translation MERVYLETKLDATDDGTIEGLAWKYAEADRIGDMIQKGAFSGTSLPLPMLFGHDQNDPVGTWDTAEDDAEGLRLKGRLLIDDVARAREVRALVRAGAVRGISIGFRTKKATPRARGGRTINELELMEASLVTIPMHPGARVTSAKTAVRALTLAGSLQRAAAQLAKGN, from the coding sequence ATGGAACGTGTGTACCTGGAAACCAAGCTCGACGCGACGGATGACGGTACGATCGAGGGGCTGGCATGGAAGTATGCCGAGGCCGACCGGATCGGCGACATGATCCAGAAGGGTGCATTCTCCGGCACCTCGCTGCCCCTGCCGATGCTCTTCGGCCATGACCAGAATGACCCGGTGGGCACGTGGGACACCGCTGAAGACGACGCCGAGGGGCTGCGCCTGAAGGGCCGCTTGCTCATCGATGACGTAGCGCGTGCCCGCGAAGTGCGTGCCTTGGTCCGTGCCGGCGCCGTACGAGGTATTTCGATCGGCTTCCGGACGAAGAAGGCCACGCCCCGCGCCCGCGGCGGCCGGACGATCAACGAGCTGGAACTCATGGAAGCTTCGCTGGTCACGATTCCGATGCACCCCGGCGCACGAGTGACCTCTGCAAAAACCGCCGTCCGCGCGCTGACGCTGGCGGGATCCCTTCAACGCGCCGCGGCGCAGCTCGCAAAAGGAAACTGA